From one Bacteroides eggerthii genomic stretch:
- the nusG gene encoding transcription termination/antitermination protein NusG: protein MSEIEKKWYVLRAISGKEAKVKEYLEADIKNSDLGDYVSQVLIPTEKVYQVRNGKKIVKERSYLPGYVLVEAALVGEVAHHLRNTPNVIGFLGGSEKPVPLRQSEVNRILGTVDELQDAGEELNIPYVVGETVKVNYGPFSGFSGIIEEVNTEKKKLKVMVKIFGRKTPLELGFMQVEKE from the coding sequence ATGTCTGAGATTGAAAAGAAATGGTACGTTCTGCGTGCTATTAGCGGAAAAGAAGCTAAGGTAAAGGAATACCTTGAAGCTGACATTAAAAACAGCGACCTTGGTGATTATGTGTCTCAGGTATTGATTCCTACCGAAAAGGTATATCAGGTTCGCAATGGTAAGAAAATTGTGAAAGAGAGAAGTTATCTCCCTGGTTACGTTTTGGTGGAGGCTGCTTTGGTAGGTGAGGTTGCTCACCATCTGAGAAATACTCCTAATGTGATAGGGTTCTTGGGTGGATCGGAAAAACCCGTTCCTCTGAGACAGTCGGAAGTGAATCGTATACTTGGTACAGTCGATGAATTGCAGGATGCCGGCGAAGAGCTGAATATCCCGTATGTAGTCGGCGAGACTGTAAAGGTGAATTACGGTCCGTTCAGTGGATTCAGTGGAATCATTGAAGAAGTGAACACCGAGAAGAAGAAGCTGAAGGTCATGGTAAAGATATTCGGTCGGAAAACTCCGCTCGAATTGGGCTTTATGCAAGTAGAAAAAGAATAG
- the secE gene encoding preprotein translocase subunit SecE, with the protein MKKIVAYFKETYDELVHKVSWPTYSELTNSAVVVLYASLLIALVVFAMDFCFQHLMEFVYPH; encoded by the coding sequence ATGAAGAAGATAGTAGCTTATTTTAAAGAAACTTACGACGAACTTGTTCATAAAGTGTCGTGGCCTACGTATTCTGAACTTACTAACAGTGCAGTAGTTGTTTTATATGCTTCCCTGCTTATTGCATTGGTAGTGTTTGCGATGGACTTCTGTTTCCAACATTTAATGGAATTTGTTTATCCACATTAA